From the genome of Nicotiana sylvestris chromosome 2, ASM39365v2, whole genome shotgun sequence, one region includes:
- the LOC104240148 gene encoding uncharacterized protein isoform X1 — MMEEDDGRREAAIASAPSLQPNFTSKKGLNPAQISKFHELHRRRLKIKARSKVKDKSKEKFSGTLAEVGKYHGKDDNAKCKEAMGEKSIKTAEDPRITLSISSLTDLSSSQEDNLVGHSLSKKRQKLHWGLDTKERWERKSNM; from the exons ATGATGGAAGAAGACGACGGAAGGAGAGAAGCTGCGATAGCATCAGCACCATCTTTACAGCCCAATTTTACCTCCAAAAAGGGTCTCAACCCTGCTCAAATTTCCAAGTTTCAT GAGTTGCACCGAAGACGCCTAAAAATAAAAGCAAGATCAAAGGTCAAGGATAAATCAAAAG AGAAGTTTTCAGGAACTCTTGCCGAGGTGGGAAAGTATCATGGTAAAGATGACAATGCCAAATGCAAGGAGGCAATGGGTGAAAAATCAATTAAAACAGCTGAAGATCCAAGAATTACATTGTCCATAAGCAGTCTGACGGACCTTTCATCCTCACAAGAAGACAATCTAGTAGGACATTCACTGTCAAAAAAGCGGCAGAAGTTGCATTGGGG GCTTGATACCAAGGAGAGATGGGAAAGGAAGTCCAATATGTAG
- the LOC104240148 gene encoding uncharacterized protein isoform X2, with translation MMEEDDGRREAAIASAPSLQPNFTSKKGLNPAQISKFHELHRRRLKIKARSKVKDKSKGTLAEVGKYHGKDDNAKCKEAMGEKSIKTAEDPRITLSISSLTDLSSSQEDNLVGHSLSKKRQKLHWGLDTKERWERKSNM, from the exons ATGATGGAAGAAGACGACGGAAGGAGAGAAGCTGCGATAGCATCAGCACCATCTTTACAGCCCAATTTTACCTCCAAAAAGGGTCTCAACCCTGCTCAAATTTCCAAGTTTCAT GAGTTGCACCGAAGACGCCTAAAAATAAAAGCAAGATCAAAGGTCAAGGATAAATCAAAAG GAACTCTTGCCGAGGTGGGAAAGTATCATGGTAAAGATGACAATGCCAAATGCAAGGAGGCAATGGGTGAAAAATCAATTAAAACAGCTGAAGATCCAAGAATTACATTGTCCATAAGCAGTCTGACGGACCTTTCATCCTCACAAGAAGACAATCTAGTAGGACATTCACTGTCAAAAAAGCGGCAGAAGTTGCATTGGGG GCTTGATACCAAGGAGAGATGGGAAAGGAAGTCCAATATGTAG